ATAAGACTTGCCTGAACCCGATCCTCCAAAAATCCCTATATGGGGGTATTGTTCCATTTTTTCCACATCAAAAAAGAACGGCACACCGTTCTGAGGCAACAATTCACCGCTTTTGGGATCTACGGTATATTCCAGGTCTTTTAGCGAATCAGGAAGGGTCTTATAAAGCTCTTCAGTACCCCTTATAACTCCCATGAGAAGGCTTTTTGAAACATCAGAAGGAACCAGTATATCCTGTATTTCGCCGAAATCCGGTACCCTTGCCTGCGCCCCTACGGTTATGGGCGTATCTAATTCGCTTAACACCCTGACCTGGGCAATGTACAGCGTCTCCTCTTCAGGGACAAAACCCATGGCCCTTAACGTGCTCAAAGTCGTATCGTCCAGAAGCCCTGTTCCGTAATTGCTTTCAGGCAAAAGGGGATTTAACGACTGAGTCCTGATCACCTCTGCCCGTACATCTCCCCTGGTATCCTGGATTATCAATATCTCATTTATGCGAAAGGGCCTTTGCCTGGACACCAGCAAAGCTTCATGCTCTGTAGTAGTGCCAACTACTCTCATCCCATCCACCTCTTAGAATAATCTCCTGTCCCTTTGCGCCCGCAACAGCATCTCCCTGGCTATAGGGTCCAGAGACACCTCTATGAGCTTCTTGATTTCTGGAGCCGTCAGGCGCACGGCTCTGTCCACTAAATCCAATACCAACGGTATTCCCCTGCTGTGCTCCGGCGTCATGCTGTATATAGCGTTCATCACCTCTTCCACCCGCTCTCGTTGCTCAAACAAAAAATCGCAGGCTATAACCTGGGGCTGTCTTGAAAATCGAGCAAAAGCGGTCATAAAGCCTTTCTTTGTGCAGTAATCAGGGTGAACCAGGAACCATTGGCCCACTTCCAGATTTCCGTAAAATACCTCTCTGTCGTAAGGCTGTGAAGGTATTCTGTTCTCCAGGACCTCCGAAATCATGTGAGTGGAAACCTCTTCTATGACCCCTACGATGAGCGTACCCGCCTCCAATGCCTTTTTTACAAATTCATCCCACAGTTCAGGAGCCTTTATGCGGTACTGGACAAAGCCCCCGTCCAGCATCAGCAAATATGGGCTATACCTTTGGACGGCCTCCATAGCAGCTCGCATTTCCAGCTGGGACATCAGCTTTTGTGCCGTCTTGATGGCAGCCATCTCCAGCTCAGATACGTCGTCCTGCTGCCCCTCAGCCCTCATCCTTTCAAGGTCATCGTCTAACAGAGGTGAAAACACCCTAGCAAAGGATATGTCGCCTTTGTCCCGGGGAAGGACGTAAGCGTAAGATTGACAGCACGCCAGCATATACGGGTAAGTGCCCCCATAGGTGAAAAGAGAGCCGTCTACAGCCGCTATTTTCATCTCCTTATTTTCACATCTTTTATCAGCAGTATAAAACGTACCTATTTCCTTTATTAAGTCCCTTAAAGCGCGTTTTTCTGGTGGCCTTTTATTTTTTATAGCGGCATTAAAATCTTTAAGCTCTTTTAAAATCTGATCATTTCCTATAAGCACGACACCACGACCTCACATCTGCTGCACGTACTTTCTCGCCTCATCGATTATATTCTGCGTCTCAGGCGTCATCTCCACAGGCTTTAAGGCCTTGCGGTTTACCTTTTCCACATCCTGAGGTATCTTTAAAACCACATCAAAGTATCTTTTCGCAGCGGCTTTATCGCCCTTAGACATATAATACTGCCCTACCTTAAAGTAAGCATCAGCCTTTTGCTGGTAGTTCTGAGGCCTTAAAGGCTGTACTGCCATAGATCTCTCTATGCTATCAAGCCCTTTTTGAATAGCGCCGTGGCGCAGGTAAAAAGCCCCTAACTCTGCGTTGTACTGAGAATTATAGGGTTCAAGATTTACAGCTTTTTCAAACATCTGCTGTGATCTAGCTAAGTATGCACTGTTCCCCGTCTGCTGCCCTAAGGCCTCCAACGCTTTACCGTAATTCAACCTAAAGCCGGCATTTAAAGGATCAAAAGCCACAGCTTTGCTATACTGTTGAACAGCCCCCGCATAGTTATTAGCTTCAAGCATAGCCAACCCGCTTTTGCTGTACTGTAGACCCAGCCTGAGCGACGCTGAAAAGACCAAAGCCGCAATGGCCAGGACTATAGCCCCTGAACAACCTATGTCGAATTTAAACGTAGGCGAAGGGCTTATACCTTCCAGCCTTAAAAACGCGTACACCAACCCCATCAGCGCCCATAAAAATATGGACACAGCCCCCAAGGATAAATCGAAATCCAAAGCGGAATGCCACCACAGGGCAACGGCAGAGCAAACCACTCCTACCAGCATCACCTTATTCCATTTATCCTGTACCTTTAGGCCTTTGTAACAACCGTATATAAAACCTATTATCAGCATCGCTAAAGCTATAAGGCCCAGGGTACCTGTCTCTACCATAACCTGCATAAAATAGTCATGGGTCTGCGTGGTCCAGTAAAGGTAAGACTGGTACATAAAGTACAGAGAAGCCCATGCTCCTCCACCGGCTCCTAAAAGGGCATAATCCCTGTAAATCTTAAAGGCATCTCTGTAAAACACCATGCGCTCTGTAGAATTTTTAGTGGTAAAGCTTATGTCGTTAATCCTGCTGGCTATGCTCTCAGGTATGTATTTATATTTGAGCTTGAGATATGACCTTTGACCGCTTCCTTTTTGCTCCACGTATGCATTGTCAATTATGGCTTCGGTACCCTCGAATTTGTTGGTAAACACGATGGCAACCCTTTTGGAGTCTTTAAGGGTCCTAAAATCCACTTTCACCGTCTCCCCTGTAGGAGAAGCCTTGCCGTATTTTTCAACAATGCTAGTGGGTGTATCCAGGTAATCTCTGCTCTGTACCACTACACCGTAATCCCAAGGCTTGTCGGATAATTCCCTCGTTTTTACATCAAAAGAAAGCACGTAATCGGTATTGGGTTTTACATTCACAAATCTTATCACAGATATATCGCTGTTTGTCTTATCCGATATATGGCTCATAACCAGCTGTGTCTGAGCTGTAAAAAGGTAAATACCCACCAAAATCACCGCTATGGCCGTAGGTATACCCCCATAGGCTATGGCTCTGATATTGCGGTTGGTAAAGCCGGTCACACTTTGCAAGGCCAGCCCTACCACCAGCGACGTTGCAAATCCTATCAAATACCACTTCCACGCTGCGCTACCAGCCCCTGTGGCTATAGCGTTGCCAAATCCTCTCATCGCTACAGCCGTTGGGACAAATGTACCTATAACGTCTATCGTAAATCCGGATCTCGTCCCTTTAGGCAATAAAATACCGTATAGCAATAAAATAAACGGCAATATCACCCATGCACCCCGAGAATAAGTGAATACAAAGGCTAAAAGCAGCGTATATTCCGCGGCATTTAAAAACGCTTTGATCCACCTGTTACCAGCTGTATTCATCAAAGCCAGCACTAGCACGTATCCTGCCATCATCAAAGCAGCTGCTGTATTGGGGTACTGGATGGTTGAATTTATCCTGCCACCTACCCATGCGCCGTTATACTTGATAGTACCAGCTGCAGCGCCTATGCCCACAAACGCCACGCCAAAAGCGCTGAGACCCAGCGCGTAAATAGACCCTCTTATCTCTCTTATATTGCGGGGCAGCTTGCTGGCCATCAGCAAAATCAAAAAATAATTGACGTACTTTAACACCTCACCCCACGCCGCCCTGGGGTTTACAGCAAACAACGACGCCAGCACGTAGACAGTCAGCAAAGCCAATCCTCCGTAATCCACAGGGTCTTTTAACAACCTCTTTTCTCCCGAAACCAACTTACTTATAAGCCATATGATGGCCAGAATTGATGTGATGATATGAGCCACCAGAAATTCGTCGTCAAAATACATTCCCCTGAAAAAAGGGGGATAGATCAGCGTGACAAGATAACCTGCCAGTATAAAGTAGCTTATGTTAAGCTTACTGCCTGTCCTCTTTTTAGTTTTGCCGCGACTCTTACCGCTCATCTTCTATCCCTCAAATTCCCCTCAATTTTCTACCGCCGCAAACAGAATATCGCCTTCACATGCGATTTCGCCTTGAACCGTAGCTATACCATGTCCCTTTCCTATGTTCTTCTTCATGCTCAAAAACTCTACTTCCAATTTGAGCTGGTCTCCAGGTAGTACCTGGCGCCTAAACCTGAACTTATCTAATCCCGCTAAAACCATAAGTTTATCCTTAAACTCCGGCTGCTGTTTTATATAAACAGCACCCAGTTGCGCCAGCGATTCCGCAATAAGCACCCCTGGCATAATGGGAATGCCCGGGAAATGCCCCTGAAAAAACGGCTCATTGCCGCTCACATTTTTTATCCCTACAATCTTATTATCGCCTATTTCTAAAACCCTGTCAATTAGCAAAAAAGGATACCTGTGAGGTATCAGCCCCTGTATATCCTTTAAATCTAGAATCAATTTCTCAATTGCCTCCTCTGCTGTCTGCTTGAGATAGTTGATCGTATAACTTCTGGGCGATGCCAAAATCCTGCCTTTGCACCATAAGGGCAGCGTACTGATCATCCAGCATAGATCTGAACACATCTTCTCCAAAGGTATCAGGTATAAGCCCGTCCTCCGGCACCGAAGACCTCATGGATTTTATCATCATGCTCACCATGATCGCCTCAAAATCCTTGCACAGTTCCTTTAGTTTCTCATCTTCCTGCGCTTTTGACCCTTTAGCAACCCCACTGCTGTACCAGTTTCCATATACCGCACCTATGCCCTGCACTGCTATGGGATCTACCATAGCTCTTACCTCCTAAGGTTATTGGCTGTATTCATCATCTCGTCAGCAGCCTGAATGGACTTGGAGTTTATTTCGTAAACCCTTTGAGCAGTTATTAGGTTTACCATCTCCTGTACCACCTTAATATTGGAAGTCTCCAGAAAACCCTGCAGCACCTGGTTTTGAGGATTCGTCGGGTCGTCGTATATGGGCTGACCTGACGATACCGTCTCCGCGTACAGGTTATCTCCTTGGGCCTGGAGTCCATCGGGATTTATAAAATTGACCACGGCCAGCCTTATCCCCAGATC
The genomic region above belongs to Caldanaerobius polysaccharolyticus DSM 13641 and contains:
- a CDS encoding DNA double-strand break repair nuclease NurA encodes the protein MLIGNDQILKELKDFNAAIKNKRPPEKRALRDLIKEIGTFYTADKRCENKEMKIAAVDGSLFTYGGTYPYMLACCQSYAYVLPRDKGDISFARVFSPLLDDDLERMRAEGQQDDVSELEMAAIKTAQKLMSQLEMRAAMEAVQRYSPYLLMLDGGFVQYRIKAPELWDEFVKKALEAGTLIVGVIEEVSTHMISEVLENRIPSQPYDREVFYGNLEVGQWFLVHPDYCTKKGFMTAFARFSRQPQVIACDFLFEQRERVEEVMNAIYSMTPEHSRGIPLVLDLVDRAVRLTAPEIKKLIEVSLDPIAREMLLRAQRDRRLF
- a CDS encoding O-antigen ligase family protein; translation: MSGKSRGKTKKRTGSKLNISYFILAGYLVTLIYPPFFRGMYFDDEFLVAHIITSILAIIWLISKLVSGEKRLLKDPVDYGGLALLTVYVLASLFAVNPRAAWGEVLKYVNYFLILLMASKLPRNIREIRGSIYALGLSAFGVAFVGIGAAAGTIKYNGAWVGGRINSTIQYPNTAAALMMAGYVLVLALMNTAGNRWIKAFLNAAEYTLLLAFVFTYSRGAWVILPFILLLYGILLPKGTRSGFTIDVIGTFVPTAVAMRGFGNAIATGAGSAAWKWYLIGFATSLVVGLALQSVTGFTNRNIRAIAYGGIPTAIAVILVGIYLFTAQTQLVMSHISDKTNSDISVIRFVNVKPNTDYVLSFDVKTRELSDKPWDYGVVVQSRDYLDTPTSIVEKYGKASPTGETVKVDFRTLKDSKRVAIVFTNKFEGTEAIIDNAYVEQKGSGQRSYLKLKYKYIPESIASRINDISFTTKNSTERMVFYRDAFKIYRDYALLGAGGGAWASLYFMYQSYLYWTTQTHDYFMQVMVETGTLGLIALAMLIIGFIYGCYKGLKVQDKWNKVMLVGVVCSAVALWWHSALDFDLSLGAVSIFLWALMGLVYAFLRLEGISPSPTFKFDIGCSGAIVLAIAALVFSASLRLGLQYSKSGLAMLEANNYAGAVQQYSKAVAFDPLNAGFRLNYGKALEALGQQTGNSAYLARSQQMFEKAVNLEPYNSQYNAELGAFYLRHGAIQKGLDSIERSMAVQPLRPQNYQQKADAYFKVGQYYMSKGDKAAAKRYFDVVLKIPQDVEKVNRKALKPVEMTPETQNIIDEARKYVQQM
- the fabZ gene encoding 3-hydroxyacyl-ACP dehydratase FabZ: MLDLKDIQGLIPHRYPFLLIDRVLEIGDNKIVGIKNVSGNEPFFQGHFPGIPIMPGVLIAESLAQLGAVYIKQQPEFKDKLMVLAGLDKFRFRRQVLPGDQLKLEVEFLSMKKNIGKGHGIATVQGEIACEGDILFAAVEN
- a CDS encoding rod-binding protein; the encoded protein is MVDPIAVQGIGAVYGNWYSSGVAKGSKAQEDEKLKELCKDFEAIMVSMMIKSMRSSVPEDGLIPDTFGEDVFRSMLDDQYAALMVQRQDFGIAQKLYDQLSQADSRGGN